The following proteins are encoded in a genomic region of Arcobacter cloacae:
- a CDS encoding ArsR/SmtB family transcription factor, which yields MDIFLKTVSALNDETRVKIIKFLNIYGKCCVCDLENSFDMIQSRLSRHLKILKEAGFLKVERTGRWAYYSIRTPLDEFRLSAIKEIMTLDMDLPQLKKSCES from the coding sequence ATGGATATTTTTCTAAAAACAGTAAGTGCATTAAATGATGAAACAAGAGTTAAAATAATTAAATTTTTGAATATTTATGGAAAATGTTGTGTTTGTGATTTGGAAAATTCTTTTGATATGATTCAATCAAGACTTTCAAGACATCTAAAAATTCTAAAAGAAGCCGGATTTTTAAAAGTTGAAAGAACTGGAAGATGGGCTTATTATAGTATTAGAACACCTTTGGATGAATTTAGATTAAGTGCTATAAAAGAGATTATGACACTTGATATGGATTTACCTCAGTTAAAAAAATCTTGTGAGAGTTGA